A part of Streptomyces sp. DSM 40750 genomic DNA contains:
- a CDS encoding DUF3090 domain-containing protein: MSRQVFLYDPPDRFVAGTVGLPGRRTFFLQASSGQRVTSVALEKTQVAALAERMDELLDEVVRRSGGSAAVPAVAPTEVSDTAPLETPVEEEFRVGTMALAWDGDEERMIVEAQALVELDADSEEDLAEAEERMLQDEENGPPMLRVRLTGAQARAFAKRALDVVNAGRPPCPLCSLPLDPEGHVCPRQNGYRRGA; encoded by the coding sequence GTGTCCCGTCAGGTGTTCCTCTACGACCCCCCGGACCGCTTCGTGGCCGGTACGGTCGGGCTGCCCGGGCGCCGGACCTTCTTCCTGCAGGCTTCCTCCGGGCAGCGCGTGACCAGCGTGGCCCTGGAGAAGACCCAGGTCGCCGCGCTCGCCGAGCGCATGGACGAGCTGCTCGACGAGGTGGTGCGGCGCAGCGGCGGCAGCGCCGCGGTGCCGGCCGTCGCGCCCACCGAGGTGTCGGACACGGCGCCGCTGGAAACCCCCGTCGAGGAGGAGTTCCGGGTCGGCACCATGGCGCTGGCCTGGGACGGCGACGAGGAGCGCATGATCGTCGAGGCCCAGGCCCTGGTCGAGCTGGACGCCGACTCCGAGGAGGACCTGGCCGAGGCGGAGGAGCGGATGCTCCAGGACGAGGAGAACGGCCCGCCGATGCTCCGCGTCCGCCTCACCGGCGCGCAGGCCCGGGCCTTCGCCAAGCGCGCCCTCGACGTCGTCAACGCGGGGCGGCCGCCGTGCCCGCTGTGCAGCCTGCCGCTCGATCCGGAGGGACACGTATGTCCGCGCCAGAACGGATACCGGCGCGGGGCGTGA
- a CDS encoding PAC2 family protein: MIELEGVPELIDPVMVAAFEGWNDAGDAASTAVAHLDREWKGEVFAALDAEDYYDFQVNRPTVWLDGGVRKITWPTTRLSVVRIGGDKPRDLVLVRGIEPSMRWRSFCNELLGFAHELGVELVVIMGALLGDTPHTRPVPVSGVTSDPDLAQRMDLEETKYEGPTGIVGILQEACTHAGVPAVSLWAAVPHYVSQPPNPKATLALLNRLEDLIDVRIPLGELPEDARAWQVGVDQLAAEDSEVAEYVQTLEEARDTAELPEASGEAIAREFERYLRRRDGGPGSAGPAGGHATAEGGDPGSGAWNPKDNPSGRTRPPKPPKPDAEDEDSSDD; this comes from the coding sequence GTGATCGAGCTGGAGGGGGTTCCCGAGCTGATCGACCCAGTCATGGTGGCCGCGTTCGAAGGCTGGAACGACGCCGGCGACGCCGCCTCCACCGCGGTCGCGCATCTGGACAGGGAGTGGAAGGGCGAGGTGTTCGCGGCGCTGGACGCCGAGGACTACTACGACTTCCAGGTGAACCGCCCCACGGTGTGGCTGGACGGCGGGGTGCGGAAGATCACCTGGCCGACGACAAGGTTGTCGGTGGTCAGGATCGGCGGCGACAAGCCCCGTGATCTCGTACTCGTCCGAGGTATCGAACCGTCGATGCGCTGGCGCTCGTTCTGCAACGAACTGCTGGGCTTCGCCCATGAGCTGGGCGTGGAGCTGGTGGTCATCATGGGTGCGCTGCTCGGTGACACCCCGCACACGCGTCCGGTGCCGGTCAGCGGTGTCACGTCCGACCCGGACCTGGCACAGCGGATGGACCTGGAGGAGACCAAGTACGAGGGCCCCACGGGCATCGTCGGCATCCTCCAGGAAGCCTGCACGCACGCGGGCGTCCCGGCGGTCTCGCTCTGGGCCGCGGTGCCGCACTACGTGTCGCAGCCGCCGAACCCGAAGGCGACCCTGGCCCTCCTGAACCGGCTGGAGGACCTGATCGACGTGCGCATCCCGCTGGGCGAGCTGCCCGAGGACGCGCGCGCCTGGCAGGTGGGCGTGGACCAGCTGGCCGCGGAGGACAGCGAGGTCGCCGAGTACGTGCAGACGCTGGAGGAGGCCCGGGACACCGCGGAGCTGCCCGAGGCGTCGGGCGAGGCGATCGCTCGCGAGTTCGAGCGATACCTCAGGCGGCGCGACGGTGGCCCCGGCTCCGCCGGTCCGGCAGGGGGGCATGCCACGGCCGAGGGGGGTGACCCGGGGTCCGGTGCGTGGAACCCGAAGGACAACCCCAGCGGTCGTACGCGGCCGCCGAAGCCGCCGAAGCCTGACGCCGAGGACGAGGATTCGTCGGACGACTGA
- a CDS encoding SMP-30/gluconolactonase/LRE family protein, producing MAPPQSSPVRHISRRRLLTTSAATAGALLVGSSAATASATGDTWPDVIPLPNGFRPEGITIGGGPYAYLGSLGDGSIYRADLRTGQGGIISAGPGTPSVGLKLDDRGRLFVAARGQGARVVDARTGGIIASYTLTTKTPTFANDVFLTPSAAWFTDSFQPALYALPLGRDGRLPDPDEAVTVTLSGDWTQAPGEAVNANGITRTPDGKALLVVQSGAGGLHRVDPRTGATKLVDLGDAAPLTNGDGLLLLGRRLYVVQNRQNAIDVFKLAADGRSGIFEGRLTDADFDVPTTVAAHRNRLYLPNARFTTTPTPDTTYAIVSVKR from the coding sequence GTGGCACCCCCGCAATCCTCCCCCGTTCGTCACATCAGTCGGCGAAGACTGCTCACGACCTCGGCCGCCACCGCGGGCGCGCTGCTCGTCGGGTCCTCGGCCGCGACCGCCTCGGCGACCGGGGACACCTGGCCCGACGTCATCCCGCTGCCCAACGGTTTCCGTCCCGAGGGCATCACCATCGGCGGCGGTCCGTACGCCTACTTGGGCTCCCTCGGCGACGGGTCGATCTACCGGGCCGATCTGCGCACCGGCCAGGGCGGCATCATCTCCGCCGGCCCCGGTACGCCCTCCGTCGGGCTCAAACTCGACGACCGGGGGCGGCTGTTCGTCGCCGCGCGCGGTCAGGGCGCCCGCGTGGTGGACGCGCGCACCGGCGGGATCATCGCGTCGTACACGCTCACCACGAAGACGCCGACCTTCGCCAACGACGTCTTCCTCACCCCGAGCGCCGCCTGGTTCACCGACTCGTTCCAGCCCGCCCTGTACGCCCTGCCGCTCGGGCGCGACGGCCGGCTGCCGGACCCGGACGAGGCCGTCACGGTCACGCTGAGCGGCGACTGGACCCAGGCCCCCGGCGAGGCCGTCAACGCCAACGGCATCACCCGCACCCCCGACGGCAAGGCCCTTCTGGTCGTCCAGTCCGGCGCCGGCGGCCTCCACCGGGTCGACCCCAGGACCGGAGCCACAAAGCTCGTCGACCTCGGCGACGCGGCGCCCCTCACCAACGGCGACGGTCTGCTGCTCCTCGGCCGGCGCCTCTACGTCGTCCAGAACCGCCAGAACGCGATCGACGTGTTCAAGCTGGCCGCCGACGGCCGCAGCGGCATCTTCGAGGGCCGCCTCACGGACGCCGACTTCGACGTCCCGACGACGGTCGCGGCTCACCGGAACCGCCTCTACCTGCCCAACGCCCGCTTCACGACGACCCCGACCCCGGACACGACGTACGCGATCGTGTCGGTGAAACGCTGA
- a CDS encoding histidine phosphatase family protein — MPTLILVRHGRSTANTDGVLAGWTPGVALDERGVAQAAALPGRLARLPIAEVVTSPLQRCQETMRPFLDARPELSPHTDERIGECHYGDWSGRKLAELTDEPLMEVVQAYPTAAQFPGGESMRAMQHRAAEAVREWNARVEREHGADAVYLMCSHGDIIKSLVADALGLHLDLFQRISVEPCSITAIRYTRLRPFLVRLGDTGDFSSLAPREEPPSGDATVGGGAGAP; from the coding sequence ATGCCCACGTTGATCCTTGTCCGGCACGGACGTTCCACCGCCAACACCGATGGAGTGCTCGCCGGGTGGACGCCCGGGGTCGCGCTCGACGAGCGAGGCGTCGCGCAGGCCGCGGCGCTGCCCGGCCGCCTCGCCCGGCTGCCGATCGCCGAGGTCGTCACCAGCCCGCTCCAGCGCTGCCAGGAAACGATGCGCCCGTTCCTGGACGCCCGGCCCGAGCTCAGCCCGCACACCGACGAACGCATCGGCGAGTGCCACTACGGCGACTGGTCCGGCCGCAAGCTCGCCGAGCTGACGGACGAGCCGCTGATGGAGGTCGTACAGGCGTATCCGACGGCGGCCCAGTTCCCCGGCGGCGAGTCGATGCGGGCCATGCAGCACCGGGCCGCTGAGGCGGTGCGGGAGTGGAACGCGCGCGTGGAGCGCGAGCACGGGGCCGACGCCGTGTATCTGATGTGCTCGCACGGCGACATCATCAAGTCGCTCGTCGCGGACGCACTCGGACTTCATCTGGACCTCTTCCAGCGGATCTCTGTCGAACCGTGTTCCATCACCGCGATCCGTTACACACGACTCAGGCCGTTTCTCGTCCGTCTCGGCGACACCGGGGATTTCTCGTCCCTGGCGCCGCGCGAGGAGCCCCCGAGTGGTGACGCGACCGTCGGGGGCGGTGCGGGGGCACCGTGA
- a CDS encoding magnesium and cobalt transport protein CorA, with amino-acid sequence MIVDCAVYHDGHRTEGPDDLSDALAAARASGGFVWIGLHEPTEKEFALVTQEFALHPLAVEDALKAHQRPKLEVYDDSLFMVLKPVVYEPAGDTVTTGEVMVFLGHAFVVTVRHGDGSPLGVVRRRLEQEPELLGKGPTSVLYAITDATVDHYLEVATELQTDLEELEAEVFSPDVGGSRNTASRIYTFKRQVLEFRRATGPLAAPLVRLSGTGNTTAVPFVDETAQPFFRDVNDHLTRVNESVEGLDRLVSDILSAHLAQMSVRQNDDMRKISAWAAMAAIPTMAAGVYGMNFAHMPELRWVWSYPALMTLMAGTEILVYRLFKRRGWL; translated from the coding sequence GTGATCGTCGACTGCGCCGTCTACCACGACGGCCACCGCACCGAGGGCCCCGACGACCTCTCGGATGCGCTGGCCGCCGCCCGCGCCTCGGGCGGCTTCGTGTGGATCGGCCTGCACGAGCCGACGGAGAAGGAGTTCGCCCTGGTCACCCAGGAGTTCGCGCTGCATCCGCTGGCCGTCGAGGACGCCCTGAAGGCCCACCAGCGGCCCAAGCTGGAGGTGTACGACGACTCGCTGTTCATGGTCCTCAAGCCGGTCGTGTACGAGCCGGCCGGCGACACGGTGACCACCGGCGAGGTGATGGTCTTCCTCGGCCACGCCTTCGTCGTGACCGTCCGCCACGGCGACGGCTCGCCCCTGGGCGTGGTACGCCGCCGTCTGGAACAGGAGCCCGAACTGCTCGGCAAGGGGCCCACATCCGTGCTGTACGCGATCACCGACGCCACCGTCGACCACTACCTGGAGGTGGCGACCGAGCTCCAGACCGACCTGGAGGAGCTGGAGGCGGAGGTCTTCTCCCCGGATGTCGGCGGCTCACGGAACACGGCGTCCCGGATCTACACCTTCAAACGCCAGGTCCTGGAGTTCCGCCGGGCCACCGGCCCTCTCGCCGCACCGCTCGTCCGGCTCTCGGGCACGGGCAACACCACCGCGGTGCCCTTCGTGGACGAGACGGCCCAGCCCTTCTTCCGTGACGTCAACGACCACCTCACCCGCGTCAACGAGTCCGTCGAGGGCCTGGACCGGCTGGTCTCCGACATCCTCTCCGCGCACCTGGCGCAGATGAGCGTCCGCCAGAACGACGACATGCGGAAGATCTCCGCCTGGGCCGCCATGGCCGCGATCCCCACCATGGCCGCCGGCGTCTACGGCATGAACTTCGCGCACATGCCCGAACTCCGCTGGGTGTGGTCGTACCCGGCGCTGATGACGCTGATGGCCGGGACGGAGATCCTGGTGTACCGGCTCTTCAAGCGCCGGGGCTGGCTGTAG
- a CDS encoding FadR/GntR family transcriptional regulator has translation MAVTDEAIEKIKDMIVSGALRPGDRLPKESELAADLGLSRNSLREAVRALSLIRILDVRQGDGTYVTSLDPQLLLEAMSFVVDFHRDDTVLEFLAVRRILEPAATAMAALRISEQQLDALSAQLDKLGTEPSVEELVACDLEFHKGIVQSSGNSVLCSLLDGLSGPTTRARIWRGLTQEDAVSRTLHEHRAILAALRDRDADAARSWATVHIASVEQWLRSTL, from the coding sequence ATGGCAGTCACCGACGAGGCGATCGAGAAGATCAAGGACATGATCGTCTCCGGCGCGCTGCGCCCCGGCGACCGGCTCCCGAAGGAGAGCGAGCTGGCGGCCGATCTCGGGCTGTCCCGCAACTCCCTGCGCGAGGCGGTGCGCGCCCTGTCGTTGATCCGCATCCTGGACGTACGGCAGGGCGACGGCACCTATGTCACCAGCCTGGACCCCCAACTCCTCCTCGAGGCGATGAGTTTCGTCGTCGACTTCCACCGCGACGACACGGTCCTGGAGTTCCTCGCCGTGCGCCGCATACTGGAACCGGCGGCGACGGCGATGGCCGCCCTGCGCATCAGCGAGCAGCAACTGGACGCGCTGAGCGCCCAGCTGGACAAGCTGGGCACCGAGCCTTCGGTGGAGGAGCTGGTCGCCTGCGACCTGGAGTTCCACAAGGGCATCGTGCAGAGCTCCGGAAACTCCGTTCTGTGCTCCCTCCTTGACGGGTTGTCAGGCCCGACCACCCGGGCCCGCATCTGGCGCGGCCTGACGCAGGAGGACGCCGTCAGCCGCACCCTGCACGAGCACCGCGCCATCCTCGCCGCCCTCCGCGACCGCGACGCGGACGCCGCGCGCTCGTGGGCGACGGTGCACATCGCGAGCGTGGAGCAGTGGCTGCGGTCGACGCTGTGA
- a CDS encoding SCO1664 family protein → MSAPERIPARGVTSSAESPSPAQPSIEPSAELLAEGELTVRGRVREASNAVLYCTVSYEGREAACVYKPVAGERPLWDFPDGTLAQREVAAYEVSEATGWGLVPPTVLREGPYGEGMCQLWIEGVPGSELLALVDGEEAGEGWKAVGFAEVGDGKTALLVHADDERLRRLAVLDAVVNNADRKGGHLLPAAEGRLYGIDHGVTFNVENKLRTLLWGWAGEPLTGEAVEVLGRLRDVLDEGGALAAKLSALITAVELDATRERVAELLRTGRHPEPSGDWPAIPWPPV, encoded by the coding sequence ATGTCCGCGCCAGAACGGATACCGGCGCGGGGCGTGACCTCCTCCGCCGAGTCGCCTTCGCCCGCCCAGCCGTCGATCGAGCCGTCGGCCGAACTGCTGGCCGAGGGTGAGCTGACCGTGCGCGGGCGGGTGCGGGAGGCGTCCAACGCGGTGCTGTACTGCACGGTCTCGTACGAGGGACGGGAGGCCGCCTGCGTCTACAAGCCCGTCGCCGGGGAGCGGCCCCTGTGGGACTTCCCCGACGGGACGCTCGCGCAGCGGGAGGTCGCCGCCTACGAGGTGTCCGAGGCGACCGGGTGGGGGCTCGTGCCGCCCACCGTGCTGCGGGAGGGGCCGTACGGGGAGGGCATGTGCCAGTTGTGGATCGAGGGCGTGCCCGGGTCCGAGCTGCTGGCCCTCGTGGACGGTGAGGAGGCCGGGGAGGGCTGGAAGGCCGTCGGGTTCGCGGAGGTCGGGGACGGTAAGACCGCGCTCCTCGTGCACGCCGACGATGAGCGGCTGCGGCGGCTCGCCGTGCTCGACGCGGTCGTCAACAACGCCGATCGCAAGGGCGGACATCTGCTGCCGGCCGCCGAGGGGCGGTTGTACGGCATCGACCACGGAGTGACCTTCAACGTCGAGAACAAGCTGCGGACGTTGTTGTGGGGGTGGGCGGGGGAGCCGCTCACGGGTGAGGCCGTCGAGGTGTTGGGGCGGCTGCGGGATGTGCTCGATGAGGGCGGGGCGTTGGCGGCGAAGCTGTCGGCGTTGATCACCGCGGTGGAGCTGGATGCCACCCGGGAGCGGGTTGCCGAGCTGCTGAGGACGGGACGGCATCCGGAGCCGAGCGGCGACTGGCCGGCTATCCCGTGGCCGCCGGTCTGA
- a CDS encoding amidohydrolase, with translation MSEHVDPLVHGGDVLTVDETGTLVRNGAVAVREGEIVALGQTEELGRACAAAETVDAAGCLVVPGLVNAHTHLAMTLLRGRADDVTLQGFLERVLRWETELLSPKNVAAAVRGAIAESLRAGVTSALDMYWFHEAAERVAREAGRRLHTGPSFMDVPDPADGRAYEERLEWARRDLADRSRRPGTRPVLFAHSACTLNPDQVIEIAALAREFGALLHIHAAENATEVATVEVRYGKRPVELLDSLGILGPDLLLAHAVDLTGPEITALARTGTSVAHCPVSNMKLGCGIAPVPRLPSAGVTVGLGTDGAVSSNSLDVLGAVRQAAMVHKAAGDPTAVGAEQAVSMATIEGARALGLGDHLGSLEPGKRADLIVLDLGGPHLRPRHDPWSTLAYAAHSADVRDTVVEGRVLMRDRVLTTLDEAAVLADLESLS, from the coding sequence GTGAGCGAGCACGTCGATCCACTGGTCCACGGTGGTGACGTCCTGACCGTCGACGAGACCGGAACTCTCGTACGCAACGGGGCTGTCGCCGTCCGCGAAGGAGAGATCGTCGCCCTCGGGCAGACGGAGGAACTCGGTAGGGCGTGCGCGGCGGCGGAGACCGTCGACGCCGCGGGCTGTCTCGTGGTCCCCGGCCTCGTCAACGCCCACACCCACCTGGCGATGACCCTGCTGCGCGGCCGCGCGGACGACGTCACCCTCCAGGGGTTCCTGGAGCGGGTGCTGCGGTGGGAGACGGAACTGCTGTCGCCCAAGAACGTGGCGGCGGCGGTGCGGGGCGCGATCGCCGAGAGCCTGCGGGCCGGGGTGACGTCCGCGCTGGACATGTACTGGTTCCACGAGGCGGCCGAGCGGGTCGCGCGTGAGGCGGGCCGGCGGCTGCACACAGGCCCGAGCTTCATGGACGTACCGGACCCCGCCGACGGCCGGGCGTACGAGGAGCGCCTGGAGTGGGCCCGGCGGGACCTCGCCGACCGCTCCCGCCGGCCGGGCACGCGCCCGGTCCTCTTCGCACACTCCGCCTGCACGCTCAACCCGGATCAGGTGATCGAGATCGCCGCCCTGGCAAGGGAGTTCGGCGCGCTGCTCCACATCCACGCGGCGGAGAACGCCACCGAGGTCGCCACCGTCGAGGTCCGCTACGGCAAGCGCCCGGTGGAACTGCTGGACTCCCTCGGGATCCTCGGCCCCGATCTGCTGCTCGCCCACGCGGTCGACCTCACCGGCCCTGAGATCACGGCGCTGGCCCGCACCGGGACCTCGGTCGCGCACTGCCCGGTGTCGAACATGAAGCTGGGCTGCGGGATCGCCCCGGTGCCCCGGCTGCCGAGCGCGGGCGTCACGGTCGGGCTGGGCACGGACGGGGCGGTCAGCTCCAACAGTCTGGACGTGCTGGGTGCCGTACGGCAGGCCGCGATGGTGCACAAGGCGGCGGGCGATCCCACGGCGGTCGGCGCCGAGCAGGCGGTGAGCATGGCGACGATCGAGGGTGCCCGCGCGCTGGGTCTCGGCGACCACCTGGGCTCCCTGGAACCGGGCAAGCGGGCCGACCTGATCGTGCTCGACCTGGGCGGACCCCATCTGCGCCCACGCCACGACCCGTGGTCCACCCTCGCCTACGCGGCCCACTCGGCGGACGTACGCGACACGGTGGTCGAGGGGAGGGTGCTGATGCGCGATCGTGTGCTCACTACGCTCGACGAGGCCGCGGTCTTGGCCGACCTGGAGTCTTTGTCCTGA
- the mshC gene encoding cysteine--1-D-myo-inosityl 2-amino-2-deoxy-alpha-D-glucopyranoside ligase, with translation MHAWPASEVPALPGKGRDLRIHDTSTDGLVTLDPGPVARIYVCGITPYDATHLGHAATYNAFDLVQRVWLDTKRQVHYVQNVTDVDDPLLERAQRDGIDWVALAEKETALFREDMTALRMLPPRHYIGAVEAIPGIVPLVERLRDSGAAYELEGDIYFSVESDPDFGKVSGLDAAAMRLLSAERGGDPDRVGKKNPLDPMLWMAAREGEPSWDGGSLGRGRPGWHIECVAIALDHLGMGFDVQGGGSDLAFPHHEMGASHAQALTGEFPMAKAYVHAGMVALHGEKMSKSKGNLVFVSTLRRAGVDPAAIRLALLAHHYRADWEWTDQVLEDALARLDRWRAAVSRPDGPSAEALVEEIREALANDLDAPTALVAVDRWAALQQEQGGTDEGAPGVVTRAVDALLGVAL, from the coding sequence ATGCATGCCTGGCCCGCTTCTGAGGTCCCCGCCCTGCCTGGCAAGGGCCGCGACCTTCGGATCCACGACACCTCGACCGATGGGCTCGTCACCCTCGACCCCGGTCCCGTCGCCCGTATCTACGTCTGCGGTATCACCCCGTACGACGCGACCCACTTGGGTCACGCGGCGACCTACAACGCGTTCGACCTCGTACAGCGCGTGTGGCTCGACACCAAGCGGCAGGTTCACTACGTCCAGAACGTGACGGACGTCGACGACCCACTGCTGGAGCGAGCACAGCGCGACGGCATCGACTGGGTGGCCCTCGCCGAGAAGGAGACCGCCCTCTTCCGTGAGGACATGACCGCCCTGCGGATGCTGCCGCCGCGCCACTACATCGGCGCGGTGGAGGCCATCCCCGGGATCGTCCCGCTCGTCGAGCGGCTCAGGGACTCCGGTGCCGCGTACGAGCTCGAAGGGGACATCTACTTCTCCGTCGAGTCCGACCCCGACTTCGGCAAGGTGTCGGGCCTCGACGCCGCCGCGATGCGACTGCTGTCCGCCGAGCGCGGCGGGGACCCGGACCGGGTGGGCAAGAAGAACCCGCTCGACCCGATGCTCTGGATGGCCGCCCGGGAGGGCGAGCCCAGCTGGGACGGCGGCTCCCTCGGGCGCGGCCGTCCCGGATGGCACATCGAGTGCGTCGCCATCGCCCTCGACCACCTGGGCATGGGCTTCGACGTACAGGGCGGCGGCTCCGACCTCGCCTTCCCGCACCACGAGATGGGCGCCTCGCACGCGCAGGCGCTGACCGGCGAGTTCCCCATGGCCAAGGCGTACGTCCACGCCGGCATGGTCGCGCTGCACGGCGAGAAGATGTCGAAGTCCAAGGGCAACCTGGTCTTCGTCTCCACGCTGCGCCGCGCCGGGGTCGACCCGGCCGCGATACGGCTCGCGCTCCTCGCGCACCACTACCGGGCCGACTGGGAGTGGACCGACCAGGTGCTGGAGGACGCCCTCGCACGGCTCGACCGGTGGCGCGCCGCCGTCTCCCGGCCCGACGGACCGTCCGCCGAGGCGCTCGTCGAGGAGATCCGCGAGGCTCTCGCGAACGACCTGGACGCGCCGACCGCCCTCGTCGCGGTCGACCGCTGGGCCGCGCTCCAGCAGGAGCAGGGCGGTACGGACGAGGGCGCACCCGGCGTCGTCACACGTGCCGTGGACGCCCTCCTCGGCGTGGCCCTGTGA
- a CDS encoding GNAT family N-acetyltransferase translates to MEVRIRPACAEEATALTELVLRSKAHWGYDAEFLEACREELTIGSHEIEGRRIVVAEDEDLGLLGVASLEGTAPQGRLGLCFVEPRAIGRGVGRALYFHVLAAARGLGFTRITIESDPNAEPFYRRMGARPVGGVPSGSIEGRELPLLEVVLVTSRDGWTHAWTGGRRAIHVGNVAEFQSQFGPASAEAAHYSCLAAFISPHPAALILPRAVPPDWIDLVGNVLGWGPVEVYDGLAEGKVGGLSRAVLSRPALTERLKSLGLPLVPWGRTSAFSELAGESPGPDALRYESKRAAHELFTRLAPAHPGIRVPEQWQAATRRAAARLLRTRSRAGRTTVVKTEHGAGGSGTWVIRNHGFRKSPLPHGPLLLEEFVSGETEPRDLTFDGLVDAEGRVQEVGVAVMDVEGTAYQGATVGPGVVAPPLTETVARFGRAVGERIAESGYRGWYDVDFVTGSDGRPAPTEINLRMTGPSVAFMVKARLDETRGGDHLVRTVDHVPLGARLPGPELSAFLRETARRCGGIDAVLLPSIPTAAFERAPRLGVVLAAHTRERLDAAEGLVRAAAQDTGQMFTFTPQGRYV, encoded by the coding sequence ATGGAAGTGCGGATCCGACCCGCGTGCGCCGAAGAGGCGACGGCGTTGACCGAGCTGGTCCTGCGCTCGAAGGCGCACTGGGGGTACGACGCGGAGTTCCTGGAGGCATGCCGGGAGGAACTCACCATCGGGTCGCACGAGATCGAAGGCCGGCGGATCGTCGTCGCCGAGGACGAGGACCTCGGGCTGCTCGGTGTCGCCTCCCTGGAGGGCACGGCTCCCCAGGGCCGCCTGGGCCTCTGCTTCGTCGAGCCCCGCGCCATCGGCCGCGGGGTGGGCCGTGCCCTGTACTTCCATGTGCTGGCAGCGGCCCGCGGGCTCGGGTTCACCCGGATCACCATCGAGTCGGACCCGAACGCGGAGCCGTTCTACCGCCGGATGGGTGCCCGACCTGTTGGAGGAGTCCCCTCCGGCTCGATCGAGGGGCGCGAACTGCCCCTCCTCGAAGTGGTTCTCGTGACCTCGCGCGACGGCTGGACGCACGCCTGGACGGGAGGCCGTCGCGCGATCCACGTCGGCAATGTCGCCGAGTTCCAGTCCCAGTTCGGCCCCGCCTCCGCGGAGGCGGCGCACTACTCCTGCCTCGCCGCCTTCATCTCGCCGCACCCGGCCGCGCTGATCCTGCCCCGGGCGGTTCCGCCCGACTGGATCGACCTGGTCGGCAATGTCCTGGGCTGGGGGCCCGTGGAGGTGTACGACGGCCTGGCGGAGGGGAAGGTGGGGGGCCTCAGCCGGGCCGTCCTGTCCCGCCCGGCGCTCACCGAGCGGCTGAAGTCCCTCGGTCTGCCCCTCGTACCGTGGGGCCGCACCTCCGCCTTCTCCGAGCTCGCCGGCGAGTCACCGGGCCCGGACGCTCTGCGATACGAGTCCAAGCGGGCCGCGCACGAGCTGTTCACCCGGCTCGCGCCCGCCCACCCGGGGATCAGAGTGCCGGAGCAGTGGCAGGCGGCCACCCGGCGTGCGGCGGCGCGCCTGCTCAGGACACGGAGTCGCGCGGGCCGGACCACCGTCGTGAAGACCGAGCACGGCGCCGGAGGATCCGGTACCTGGGTGATTCGGAATCATGGGTTCCGAAAGTCGCCGTTGCCTCATGGGCCCCTGCTTCTGGAGGAGTTCGTCTCCGGGGAGACCGAGCCCAGGGACCTGACCTTCGACGGACTGGTGGACGCGGAAGGCCGGGTGCAGGAGGTGGGTGTCGCCGTCATGGACGTCGAGGGCACCGCCTACCAGGGCGCCACCGTCGGCCCCGGTGTCGTGGCGCCGCCGCTCACCGAGACCGTGGCGCGCTTCGGCAGGGCCGTGGGGGAGCGGATCGCCGAGAGCGGTTACCGAGGGTGGTACGACGTCGACTTCGTGACCGGCTCCGACGGCCGCCCGGCACCCACCGAGATCAACCTCCGGATGACGGGCCCCTCCGTCGCCTTCATGGTCAAGGCACGGCTCGACGAGACCCGAGGGGGCGACCACCTCGTCCGCACCGTCGACCACGTCCCGCTCGGCGCCCGGCTGCCCGGCCCCGAACTGTCCGCCTTTCTGCGGGAGACGGCGAGGCGGTGCGGCGGGATCGACGCCGTCCTGCTGCCCTCGATCCCGACCGCCGCCTTCGAACGGGCTCCCCGTCTCGGCGTCGTCCTGGCCGCGCACACCCGCGAACGCCTGGACGCCGCCGAGGGGTTGGTACGGGCCGCCGCCCAGGACACCGGGCAGATGTTCACGTTCACTCCCCAGGGCCGGTACGTCTGA